Proteins from a single region of Halanaerobiales bacterium:
- a CDS encoding M20/M25/M40 family metallo-hydrolase yields MINAPHSLNKNDNFVKETISAVEKVTSKKKETVAFPGWSDAGIISNHTPAKSIILGPGNIDQAHANIHYPC; encoded by the coding sequence ATGATAAATGCTCCTCACAGTCTTAACAAAAATGATAATTTTGTAAAAGAAACCATATCTGCAGTTGAAAAAGTAACTTCTAAAAAAAAGGAAACAGTAGCTTTTCCAGGATGGAGTGATGCTGGAATCATAAGTAATCATACTCCTGCTAAAAGTATTATTTTAGGACCGGGTAATATTGATCAGGCTCATGCAAATATCCATTATCCCTGCTAA
- a CDS encoding YeeE/YedE family protein, with protein sequence MVLLVLLGSYLANTDVMLSMYLVAGLLFGYILTRARFGFAGGVKEPYMTGNSSLAKALLFTFAVTIIATAGVHWGTMVLDGASVAEVAIKGGAHPAPGSNAVKPLNLAVITGGFIFGMGMIMAGGCASGSLTDAGEGAVRSFIALFFFAIGAVFGRGARVIFDQSALADFSTTVYLPEKIGYLGAVLLSFLFLLILYVIVKKYEAMRKKEGSYHEIEYSPDQKSLDESKGFSLFSYETYHKFFVERWNYITGGLLIAIMFIFTMNTTGTDWGVTGAYTYWGIGILQNLGINFTNSSIYSGIAETVNNGLLYHAGTLRNVGIIFGSAIAMLLASKFKFDYDFNFYDVSIYALGGLLMGFGARFAKGCNIGALYAAISSFSLHGWFFLIALSLGGIVSLMYFEGKLNIVPDRNNK encoded by the coding sequence ATGGTTTTATTAGTATTATTAGGTTCATATTTAGCGAATACTGATGTTATGCTATCTATGTATTTAGTTGCTGGTTTATTATTTGGTTATATTCTAACTAGAGCAAGATTTGGTTTTGCCGGGGGAGTTAAAGAACCATATATGACCGGAAACTCAAGTCTTGCAAAAGCGTTATTATTTACTTTTGCAGTTACTATAATTGCAACAGCAGGTGTCCACTGGGGAACAATGGTATTAGATGGTGCTTCAGTTGCGGAAGTTGCAATAAAAGGAGGAGCCCATCCTGCACCAGGTAGTAATGCAGTTAAACCTCTTAATTTAGCAGTTATTACCGGCGGCTTTATCTTTGGTATGGGAATGATAATGGCCGGTGGTTGTGCATCAGGTTCTTTAACTGATGCGGGAGAAGGTGCTGTAAGATCATTTATTGCATTATTTTTCTTTGCTATTGGAGCGGTTTTTGGTCGTGGTGCAAGAGTCATCTTTGATCAATCTGCTTTAGCTGACTTTTCAACAACTGTTTATTTACCAGAAAAAATAGGATATTTAGGGGCAGTTTTACTTTCCTTTTTATTTTTATTGATTTTGTATGTAATAGTTAAAAAATATGAGGCTATGAGAAAAAAAGAAGGAAGTTATCATGAAATTGAATATAGTCCTGATCAGAAATCACTAGATGAATCAAAAGGATTCAGCCTCTTTAGTTATGAAACCTATCATAAATTTTTTGTGGAAAGATGGAATTATATAACAGGTGGTTTATTAATTGCCATAATGTTTATTTTTACAATGAACACCACTGGTACAGATTGGGGAGTTACAGGGGCATATACTTATTGGGGTATAGGAATCTTACAAAATTTAGGTATCAACTTTACTAATAGTTCTATTTATTCTGGAATCGCAGAAACAGTAAATAATGGTTTATTGTATCATGCTGGAACTTTAAGAAATGTTGGAATTATTTTTGGTTCTGCTATTGCAATGTTATTAGCAAGTAAATTCAAATTTGATTATGATTTTAATTTTTATGATGTATCGATTTATGCTTTAGGAGGATTATTAATGGGTTTTGGAGCAAGGTTTGCAAAAGGATGTAATATTGGAGCTTTATATGCAGCAATCAGTAGTTTTTCTCTACATGGCTGGTTTTTCTTAATTGCTCTTTCTTTAGGAGGGATTGTTTCTTTAATGTATTTTGAAGGGAAATTAAATATAGTACCTGACAGAAATAATAAATAA